In Portunus trituberculatus isolate SZX2019 chromosome 44, ASM1759143v1, whole genome shotgun sequence, a single window of DNA contains:
- the LOC123518571 gene encoding uncharacterized protein LOC123518571 gives MQNTAIHCVSQQQGRHYACQEDVGCSYHYIFYNTFRMHFPTPQRRSHSLCWEHKDNLAADHEHEARNEQTKEALRRFFKENASTDEQAISPSDTKRQMLLYLIKREAAKKRNKKTRETSHLHDPMEKDLINIFQFKDLNEVPHAAQTQGLFKLSPQSPQQFLTLFKDLQKASLKDITAVDKATSFSTILKKLTKDQRIKDILPPPGLREYPLTQYSQSQLQSIPTLRCRKLEIAWIAKINALFMSQETPSQTSQRDDECLQDWKVLASHWESLYRKYFFMGLHHQPKKQEGSLWPYFPWVSTSQAYDHCISEFGNSNIPTRCSKSYHPAIFSL, from the exons aTGCAAAATACTGCT ATACACTGTGTCAGCCAGCAACAAGGTCGTCACTATGCCTGCCAAGAGGACGTGGGTTGCAGTTACCACTACATTTTTTACAATACATTTCGTATGCACTTTCCTACCCCTCAGCGCCGCTCCCATAGCCTATGCTGGGAACACAAAGACAATCTTGCAGCAGACCACGAACATGAGGCAAGAAATGAACAGACCAAAGAGGCACTGCGTAG ATTTTTTAAAGAAAATGCAAGTACTGATGAGCAAGCAATTTCTCCTTCTGACACGAAAAGGCAGATGCTCCTGTATCTTATAAAGAGAGAAGcagcaaagaagaggaacaagaaaacgaGGGAGACAAGTCATCTGCATGATCCTATGGAAAAAGATCTTATAAATATCTTTCAATTCAAAGACTTAAATGAGGTACCTCATGCTGCCCAGACCCAAGGCCTTTTTAAGTTATCTCCACAGAGTCCTCAGCAGTTCCTCACTCTCTTCAAAGACCTACAGAAAGCATCACTGAAGGATATTACTGCGGTTGACAAAGCCACATCTTTCTCCACCATACTCAAGAAACTTACCAAAGATCAAAGAATCAAGGACATTCTTCCACCACCAGGACTTAGGGAATATCCTTTAACCCAATACTCTCAGTCACAACTGCAATCTATACCTACATTGAGATGTCGTAAACTTGAAATAGCCTGGATTGCAAAGATCAATGCTTTATTCATGTCTCAAGAAACCCCATCACAAACATCACAGAGAGATGATGAATGTTTGCAAGACTGGAAGGTTCTTGCTTCTCACTGGGAATCCCTCTACCGCAAGTACTTTTTCATGGGATTGCACCATCAACCTAAAAAACAGGAAGGTTCTCTATGGCCGTACTTCCCCTGGGTATCCACTAGCCAAGCGTATGACCATTGTATTTCTGAATTTGGAAATTCCAATATACCAACTCGATGCAGTAAGTCATACCATCCTGCCATCTTCTCATTGTAG